In a single window of the Branchiostoma floridae strain S238N-H82 chromosome 2, Bfl_VNyyK, whole genome shotgun sequence genome:
- the LOC118432778 gene encoding non-neuronal cytoplasmic intermediate filament protein-like, which produces MATKSRAGVGGGKYYIATDGALQTLADARVTRSGEKRELVALNDRFASYIEKVRSLQERSTRLTTQIRIQEASRIEERNITEVYETELTELRALVDQLTQETTQQEAERASWQAQAEEWQAKCEAETAANAARRAELAAVKKEVDAATVERVGVENRLTTAQEEIEFLKRVYDEETRWVQSQLNEAVAIAETETPFFAGPDLSETLREIRLQYEIMGQANRDEAEAKYKVKFSELSRQREADNESLLALRSELTNLKVTLQSITGETEALRSKSGSLESTMAETEARRLREIAEYKVAIAELERQIERMRGEMTQHSVEYQELVNIKMSLDVEIAAYRKLLEGGTGALQF; this is translated from the exons ATGGCCACCAAATCACGAGCTGGAGTCGGCGGCGGAAAGTATTACATCGCCACCGATGGGGCGCTGCAGACCCTCGCTGACGCCAGGGTGACCCGCAGCGGCGAGAAGAGGGAGCTGGTGGCCTTGAACGACCGCTTCGCCAGCTACATCGAGAAGGTGCGGTCCCTGCAGGAGCGCAGCACTAGGCTGACGACCCAGATCCGAATCCAGGAGGCAAGTCGGATTGAGGAGAGAAACATCACGGAGGTGTACGAGACGGAGCTGACGGAGCTGCGCGCGCTGGTGGACCAGCTCACCCAGGAGACGACTCAGCAGGAGGCCGAGAGGGCCAGCTGGCAGGCACAGGCCGAGGAGTGGCAGGCGAA ATGCGAGGCCGAGACTGCTGCAAATGCAGCAAGGAGGGCTGAGCTTGCAGCGGTCAAGAAG GAGGTGGATGCGGCGACTGTGGAGCGTGTTGGAGTGGAAAACAGGCTGACCACAGCACAGGAGGAGATTGAGTTCTTAAAGAGGGTCTATGATGAG GAGACAAGGTGGGTGCAGAGCCAGCTGAACGAGGCCGTGGCCATAGCTGAGACGGAGACGCCATTCTTTGCAGGCCCGGACCTGAGCGAGACGCTGCGTGAGATCCGCCTGCAGTACGAGATCATGGGCCAGGCCAACAGGGATGAGGCCGAGGCCAAGTACAAGGTCAAG TTCAGCGAGCTGTCCCGGCAGCGGGAGGCGGATAACGAGTCTCTGCTCGCCCTCCGGTCCGAGCTGACCAACCTGAAGGTGACTCTACAGTCCATCACCGGCGAGACGGAGGCTCTAAGGAGCAAG TCCGGTTCGCTGGAGTCGACCATGGCGGAAACAGAGGCCCGCCGACTGAGGGAGATTGCTGAGTACAAGGTCGCTATCGCCGAACTGGAGCGGCAGATCGAGAGGATGAGGGGGGAGATGACCCAGCACAGCGTGGAGTACCAGGAGCTGGTGAACATCAAGATGTCACTGGATGTGGAGATAGCGGCCTACAGGAAGCTACTGGAGGGAGGAACTGGG GCTCTTCAGTTCTAA
- the LOC118403049 gene encoding non-neuronal cytoplasmic intermediate filament protein-like, with protein MATQLAKMTRTAEKKQLSALNGQFASYIEKVQALNQSNAALESQLQAVQAKAAPVEKGKYEGMLSALRAQVDGLSQQKAQLEVERNSWQSQAEEWQGKCEEQYSVRSGLKAEIQQNKMELEIINAARSGFESRLVAAQGEIEAVNKNNSAGIAALREELARTVTAIEAKQAAVTGPDLSNTLREIREQYEVVGQANRQDAEAKYREKFAEIALQRQKDSDALAAARAEVAEFQKKIDTLRAEAESIRSKNIAMEDGMKQTETRIQKEMESYRQAIAKREAQIEQMKLETAQNLTNYQELMNVKMALDLEIAAYRKLLEGEEIRLLGQA; from the exons ATGGCGACCCAGTTGGCCAAGATGACCCGGACAGCTGAGAAGAAACAGCTCTCGGCCCTGAACGGCCAGTTCGCCTCCTACATCGAGAAGGTGCAGGCTCTGAACCAGAGCAATGCCGCCCTGGAGAGTCAGCTGCAGGCCGTCCAGGCCAAAGCCGCCCCCGTAGAAAAGGGGAAGTACGAGGGGATGCTGAGTGCGCTGCGCGCTCAGGTGGACGGGCTGTCTCAGCAGAAGGCTCAGTTGGAGGTTGAGAGAAACAGCTGGCAGTCTCAGGCGGAGGAATGGCAGGGAAA GTGCGAAGAGCAGTACTCGGTGCGCTCCGGACTGAAGGCCGAAATTCAGCAGAACAAGATG GAACTGGAAATCATCAACGCTGCGCGTTCGGGCTTCGAGAGCAGGCTGGTGGCCGCGCAGGGAGAGATCGAGGCCGTGAATAAGAATAACTCTGCG GGGATAGCAGCTCTGCGGGAAGAGTTGGCCCGGACTGTGACTGCGATAGAGGCGAAGCAGGCGGCTGTGACAGGACCGGACCTCAGCAACACCCTGAGGGAGATCCGTGAGCAGTACGAGGTGGTCGGCCAGGCGAACAGGCAGGACGCTGAGGCAAAGTACAGGGAGAAG TTTGCGGAGATAGCCCTGCAACGGCAGAAAGACAGCGACGCTCTGGCAGCCGCCAGGGCAGAAGTGGCTGAGTTCCAAAAGAAGATCGACACCCTGAGGGCCGAGGCCGAGTCTATCAGGAGCAAG AACATCGCCATGGAAGACGGCATGAAGCAAACGGAGACCCGCATACAGAAGGAGATGGAATCGTACAGGCAGGCCATCGCCAAACGCGAGGCGCAGATCGAGCAGATGAAGCTGGAGACGGCACAAAATCTCACCAACTACCAGGAGCTGATGAACGTCAAGATGGCGCTCGACCTCGAGATAGCCGCTTACAGGAAGCTGTTGGAGGGAGAGGAGATCAG GCTGCTCGGTCAGGCTTAG